CGCAGAGTATTACATTCATTAGAATCGGCGTTATCTAAAGACCGTGCAAAAGCCAACATAAACGGCTTAAGCGCATTAGGCTTAGTAGAAATGACCCGAAAGCGCACCCGCGAAAGCCTAGAGCATATTTTATGTGATGTGTGTCCTGCTTGCTCTGGGCGTGGCTCACAAAAAACAGTTGAAACCGTATGCTACGAAATACTGCGCGAAATAGTGCGTGTTAACCGTGCTTACGATGCTGATAAATTTATGGTTTATGCAGCGCCTGCGGTAAGTGAAGCCTTACTCAACGATGAGTACCATAACCTAGCCGAACTTGAACTATTCATTGGTAAACAGGTCAATATCCAAACAGAGAGCCTATATAGCCAAGAGCAGTTTGATGTGGTAATGATGTAATGAAAACGAAAGCGGTCTGTTTTTTTTGTTTTAGAAAGTTATGGCAAACCTGCGCCATAATTTTAGTATTACTGGCCGTAATTGTTTCTATTTTAAAGTACACCTTACCTTATGCAAACGACTACAAAGGCGATATAGAAACCTACCTGCACGATAAATTTGCCATTAGTCTTTCTATTGGCGCAATCTCTGCCAGTTGGCATGGTGCCGGCCCTGCCTTAGTATTAGAAGATCTGTCCTTTAAGGATAACGAAACTGCGCCCATATCGCTCACTATTGCCAAAACAAGCCTAGAACTTAACCTATGGGAGAGCATTAAAGCCTTTCAGTTAAAGTCTAATTACTTTGTTATTAATGGTTTTCATACCAGTGTAAATATTCAAAATTTATTTAATAACACCAATAACGATGATGTCTCGTTTGAACAAAAAGAGTTAATTGAAGAGCTGTTTTTAGGAGATACAGGCCACTTTGCTATTGAAAATTCGAGTATTAATTTTATTTTAGAAGATGGTAAAGAGCGTAAGCTATTACTCGAAAACATAGTATGGCAAAACCAAGATGAACAACACTTAGGAAGCGGCAGCCTCGCTTTGCCAGGTATTAGTGTGGGTAGCTTTGACGCACGTATCGCGCTTAGTGGCAAAACCATAGAGCAAATTGCGGGTGATATTTACGTACAAGCAAATAGCGTAGATGTGTCTAATTGGTTAGCACAATATATTAATACTGAAAAACAACAGCTTTACACAGATATAAATTTAAAGTCTTGGCTTAAGCTCGAAAATGGTTTTATCAGCGATGTAAAAATGCAGTGGTTACCTAGCTTTGTGCACTGGCAACACAACCAGCAAGCCAAGCAAGTAAGCTTAAGCGAAGGGGGATTTCATTTATTTCCTGAGGCAAACGCTTGGCACCTAAAAAGCACAGGCCTAACATTTAGTAATAACGACACAACCTGGCCCAGCCTAGAATTTGAAGCAAACTTAGGCAAACATAATAAAGTGTGGCTGCAGCAGGTTGATCTATCTTTACTGGGTAACTTGGCGTCGTTAACTAATTTTGAAGCATTACAGCCACTTTTAAACCGCAAACCAAGTGGTTTTATTGATCAAGCCTACCTAGAACTTAATCCAGATGAGCAATGGCAGTTATGGTTTTCTGCTAATAATATTGGCTGGCAAGAAGTGTCAGGCATTCCTGCAGCGCAAGCGCTACGGGTCTCGGGGCTAATAAATCAGCAGCGCGGGCGAGTGCAGCTATTTGGTGAAAACGGCACTTTAATAACCGGCGACAGCTTCAGTAAAAATATTGATTACAACCAAATTAATATCGATCTGGATTTAGCAAAAACAGATAATTACTGGAATGTAAGCAGTAATAATATTTGGTTTGATAATAACGAAGTTACCTTAGCGGCTGAACTAAATGTAAGCCTTAGCGACGATCCTCGCTTAGATCTATACGCAGAAGCTTATGCCGAGGATGCCACAGTAGCTGGGCACTACTTTCCTTTAAAGGCAATGAGCCCTCAACTTGTAAGCTACTTAAACGGCGCAATACAGGGTGGGGAAGTGGCTAAAGCGCAAGTATTATTTGCAGGCCCACTTTCAGGTTTTCCTTTCACAGATGGCAGCGGCCAATTTGATGTACTCGCGCAAATAGATAATGCAACATACGCGTTTGACCCCAATTGGCCGGCTGTAACTAACGCTAATGTACAGCTACATTTTGCTAACGAGCGAATGGATATTTATAGTCAGCAAGGCCAGCTAGTTAATTTAGAAGTAGGTGATAGCGTGCAAGTCAGTATTGCCGATTTAATGCATGCTGATGAACTCATTGTACAAATAGACAAACGCGCACAAATGGAAAAACTGCATGACTTTTTTGCCGCCACGCCGATTGCAAACCCCCTCGCTAATATTTTTGAAGTGGTGCAGGGTAAAGGCCAAGCAGATGCAAGTGTCACACTTTTAATTGGCTCTAAATTTAAAGGTGGAGCCAGTGTAAGCGGCAAAGTAAAACTAAACGATTTACCTGTTTATATTGCGGCTCCAGGTATTACGCTTGAAAAACTAAGCGGCGAGCTCAGTTTTGAAAACGATACAATTAGCATGCAAAACGCCAGTGCTACTTGGTTGGGAATGCCGCTTAGTATTGACTACCGTAGTCAAAGCGATGCACAGCAGTACACAGCTAATATTGATATAACAGCGCTTTTAAATGCAGATACATTAACAACCCAAGCGCAAGGCGTGCTGAAAGGCTACCTGAGTGGGCAAAGTGAAGTTGATATAGGCCTTTCCCTTAACTTTACCGAGCAAGGCTTTAATTATCGCGCTCAGGTTAGCTCAGAACTACGTGGCTTAACCAGCACATTACCTGCGCCTTATGGCAAAACAAGTGAACAGGTTTGGCCGTTAACGGGCATTGTACAAGGCGATGATATTTCAAACCTTATTACAGCTAATGCTAATCAGCAGCTTTATTTTAATGCGATTTTAGAAAACGGCCAGCCGCAATTTAGCAATATACATATTGTACTTGGCGAACAAGATTTAGGGCTAAACCAAAAAGATTTAAGCGTTAATATCAACCTTGAACAAACACAACTCGAAGCATGGTTTGAATTAATCGACCAAATTATTAAAGCCGCTAAAGCTAAACCTGAGCAGCAATCGCCCGGTATTATGCCGCCATTAAATGAAGTGGTTGCGCATATTGACAAGGTTAATGCCAGCGACATTATTTTTAACGATTTTGAAATGCGCTTAGCGCCCCAGCAAAACGATTTATATTTAAAGCTTAATGCCAAAGAACTGCGTGCAGGGGTGTTTATTCCCAGCTCTCAGCCAAGCCAGCCGATACGTATAAATAGCGATTACTTAAGACTTAACTTTGCACCTAAAGCACAAGAGGAACTTGAGGTCACCGATGTACTGCCAGAGCAAAACCTAGCGTGGCTTAACACAGTACCTGCCATTGAGTTTGAGTGTGCAGATTGTAAAGTGGCCAGTTATCAGCTTGATAAAGTGAGTGCGTCGTTGGTCGGTGAGGGCGATAAGCTCACTATTTCTGAGCTTGTAGTTGATAAGGGCGACCATATTTTACGTACCAAAGGGCAATGGCAAGGTGGCTTTACGCAATTTAATGGTGAGCTTAAAAGTGACGATATAGGCGCGCTATTTGATGAATTTGATATCACCACCGCAATAAAAGATTCAAAAGCCGATATTAACTACAACCTGGCTTGGCAAGGCGCCCCGTATGACTTTGATATACCGAGTTTAGGCGGTGAAGTTAAGTGGGATTTAGGTGAAGGCCACATTGCTGAAATAAGTGATGGTGGGGCACGTGTATTTTCGTTACTTAGCCTTGACTCGTTAGTGCGTAAATTAAAACTCGATTTTAGAGATGTATTTTCAAAAGGTTTTTTTTATAACAGCTTAAAAGGCTCTATGCAGCTGGATAAAGGTATAGCCTACACGAAAAATACCAAAATGGATGGCGTGCCAGCCGATTTAACGATTAACGGCTATGCTAATTTAAACACCCTTGAAATAGATTACGATTTAGCTGTGGCACCACAAGTAACATCTAGTATTCCAGTTATTGTGGCTTGGATGGTTAATCCTGTTACGGGGCTTGCTGCACTCGCGCTTGATAAAGTTATTCACTCAGCAAGGGTGATCTCTGAAATTAACTTTAAAGTAACTGGAAAAATGAATGACCCTGTTGTGCAAGAGCTTGACCGTAAAAGTAAAGAAGTGACCTTACCGCAAGCTGCGCAAAATCAGCCGCAAGCAGCTAGTACACTCACACTTAAAGATGCCGCGGTAACTGCAACACAATGAGTACGCTAAATGCCAATATTATTGCTTTGCAAATGTGCTCAGGTACCAACCCCGACGAAAACATGGCAACCCTTGCCAATGCGTTAAATAAATTACCCGCAGCCAGGCCACTGCTTGTGTGTCTACCCGAGGCGTTTTTAGTATTTAGTAAAAGTGGCCATGATACGCTAAAGGTTGCTAAACGTATTACACACTACAGGCAGCAATTAAGTGCCTTGTGTAAAAAGCATAATATTTGGTTAAATGCGGGCACTATCCCCGAGCCACACAAAAATAATAAATACTTTGCGGCCTCGCACTTATTTAATAATCAAGGTGAATGCGTAGCCACGTATAATAAAATGCATTTATTTGATGTTGATGTGGCGGATAAAACCGCCAGCTATCGAGAATCAGACTTTACTCAAGCAGGCGAAGATGTAGTGGTGGTTGCTACACCGTTTGGTAAAATTGGCTTAACAGTATGTTATGATTTGCGCTTTAGTGGATTATTTAGTGCACTTGCGCGCCAAGGGGCTGAAATAATTTTAGTGCCCAGTGCTTTTACAGTCCCTACCGGGCAAGCACATTGGCAACCCTTATTAAGAGCACGTGCAATAGAAACGCAATGTTACGTTATTGCAGCGGCTCAGTATGGAACGCATCAAAATGGCCGCCAAACATACGGCCACAGTATTATTATTTCACCGTGGGGCGAGCAAATAGCAACGCTTGAAAGTGGGGTAGGGTTTATAAGCGGTTACGCCGAGCTAAACCAGTTAAATAAAATTAGAAGAGATATGCCCGTGCAATCTCATCAACGATTTAGAGAGCATTTATTATGAATTCGGTTGAACAGCATTTATTACACGACAGCCAGCTAAATCGAGAAGAACTCGAAAAAACGCTTGGGTATATTCATCAGCACAAAGTGGATTATGCCGATTTATACTTTCAATCAAGCCATCATGAGTCATGGATGCTTGAAGATGGCTTAGTAAAAGAAGGCTCTTATAATGTTGAGCGCGGAGTCGGTGTACGTGCAGTGAGTGGTGAAAAAACAGGTTTTTCTTACTCTGATGCCATTAACCTTGAAGCGTTAAACAAAGCCGCAACGGCCGCTCGTAGCATTGCCGATGCAGGCGAAGATAAAACCATTAAAGTATTTAGCGATGTGAAAGCAAAAGAGCAATTTGCCCCGCATCAGCCAATATCAAGCATGAGTGACAGCGATAAAGTGAGTTTATTACGTGAGCTTGAAAACTACATTCGTGAACTCGCACCTGATGCGCAGCAAGTGATTAGTTCAATGTCGGCGGTATACGAAGAAGTATTAATTGCTGCCAGCGATGGCACGTTTGCTACCGATATACGCCCACTTATTCGTTTAAACTGCTCCGTTTTACTTGAAAAAAATGGCCGCCGTGAACGCGGTGGCGCAGGGGGCGGTGCACGTTTAGATTATGGTTATTTTAAAGAGCTAGTTGAAGGCAAGCCGCGCTGGATGGGCTTTGCCGAAGAAGCAGTACGCCAAGCTAAAGTAAACCTAGAGGCAATTGATGCGCCGGCTGGCACAATGGAAGTTGTACTTGGTAATGGCTGGCCAGGTGTGTTGTTACACGAAGCGGTAGGGCATGGCCTTGAGGGCGACTTTAACCGTAAAGGAGCGTCGGCATTTAGTGGTAAAGTAGGGCAAAAAGTAGCATCTGAGCTGTGTACTGTAGTTGATGATGGCACCCTGGCTGATCGCCGTGGCTCACTGAACGTTGACGATGAAGGCACACCTGCAGCTTATAACGTACTTATCGAAAACGGTATATTAAAAGGCTACATGCAAGATAAGCTCAATGCGCGTTTAATGGGCGTAAACCCAACCGGTAATGCACGTCGTGAGTCGTATGCGCATTTACCTATGCCACGTATGACTAACACCTATATGTTAGGTGGCGAGCACAGCCAAGCCGATATTATCAGCTCAGTTAAAAAAGGGATATTTGCACCAAACTTTGGCGGCGGCCAAGTCGATATTACTTCAGGTAAGTTTGTATTTAGCGCATCAGAGGCGTATTTAATTGAAAACGGTAAAATTACCCAGCCAATTAAAGGCGCAACGTTAATTGGCAACGGCCCAGAGGTTATGCAGCACATTTCTATGGTAGGTAACGACCTTGCGCTTGATAAAGGCGTAGGTGTTTGTGGTAAAGATGGGCAAAGCGTGCCGGTAGGCGTAGGGCAACCTAGCCTTAAAATAGACCAACTTACAGTAGGTGGCACCGCTTAATAAATAACCGCCCTAGTAACCTAACATGCGAGGCTTACGCCTCGCTTTGATCTTCTTTGTTTTTCTTCGCTTCTTCGTACCACAAATCCATAAAGCTCTCAGTTAACTTATGCTCAATCTCAAGGGCCTTATGAGTCGGGCAAAATAGCGTAAAGTTTGCTTTAAATTCTCCAAGCTCTGTAGTGCTAAAATGTATTACAGGCTCAGGGCCTGAAATTTTAGCATCTAACTTACGCTCTATCATTGAGTTGTAACGGCTTGCTACTTCTTCAAACTCTTCACAATATTGCTTCGCTTTTTCGGTTAGTGGTGCGTGAATAGGGTAAGGGTTAAAACTTTCTCTTCTTACAATTGTAAAGTGATGGGTGGCAAAACGTTTTACAAAATTTAAATTTTTTATAGAGCTAGTAATAAGCTTGTTGTTGGGGATGTATATAGTTTTACGTGAAAATTGATAAGTGTGAATATCAATTTCATGCAAGGTGGTTTTTATCCAATCAGTCTCGGCCACTTCGCCAAAGTAATCACCTACTTGTATCCAGTCACCTACTCTAAATGGGCGCGTCGTAACAAGGTAAAAAAAGCCGATAACACACTGTATAAACTCGCGAGTTGCAAGCACTATAGCCACCGCAAACGCAGCAATAGACAGCGCAAAATTTTGTATTTCGGTCGACCACACAAATAGCAACGACAACACCATAACAAAATTAATAAAGTGCTTAATGTTATGGGTGATGTAACGAATATCTTTTTCTTTTTTTTCAGCGCGGTTTCTTGCCAGTTTATCAACCAGTACTTTAAGCACGAAGGCAATGGCAAGCACGAATAGCGACACTAAAAAAGGGTGCATGAGTATGTCTTTAATCATAACGTCCAATTACGAGAAGGGATAAGCACACTAAGTATATTGAGTAATCAAACCAATTAGCAAATTTAACCTGCATAAAATCATTTATTTACAGCTAGGCTGTTCGCTCTGTAAAAGAGACCTGCGCGTGTTTGGCCTGTTTTTGGCAAAATAATACAAGCTCAATAGCAGCGATAAAAATAAGTGTATAACTTAGGGTTTCTATACCTTCCTCAATAATGTTTTTAACTACCCGAACGTAGTGTTCTCCCATCACTGAGTGCCAAAACTCACCTTTGCCCATCATTCTCGAAAACGCCAATAAAGTGACTAAACCAGACAGGCAAATACCATAGCTTGGCGTTTGTGCATAGGCTTTTAAGGAACTGTATATATGCCCTTTTTGAACGATTAGGTAAAGTATTACCAAGGCTAAAAGAGTGTACACAATAGTTTGCCATGCGCCATCAAACACATACATATCTAGGTATGTATCAAACTCTCGTACAAACATAGCAGCCGACAGTGCAGCCAATAAAAGTGCAGCTATTTTAGTTTCAGAGTAAATACGTGATGCGTAGAAAAACAGTATACAACTTAAAAACGTTAAAATATCTTGCATGTGTTCGGTAAGTGTCTCTTCACTGTAGAGTGCGTTTTGCTGTAAATCAAAACCTTCGAGTTGAATTAAAAAAGCCACGCCTGCTAAGCATAATAAGTAAATAAACGATCGCAGTAAGAACATATAAAAGTCCAATTTGAGAACAATGTGCGGCAGTTTAATTATAAAAATGGCTAAAAGCCAAAACATTATAGAAACTTTTTTAAAATTCGCCGGTCTAAAATTTTACTGTTAAATTAATGGGTTAGATGTTTTATTTGTGTTTTTTTTGATGTATTACTTGTAACGGTATTGGTTAATTAGTTGTGCAGCTTAGGTATAAATACGTAAAGCATAAAAAAGCCCTTACTCATACAGAGTAAGGGCTTTTAAAGTTATAAGCAGGGCACGCTTAGCGCATGGTAACAAACTCTTCAGAGCCTGTTGGATGCAGTGCAACAACCGCATCAAAATCAGCTTTTGTTGCGCCCATTTTCATCGCGACCGCAAAGCCTTGAATCATCTCATCAACAGCAAAACCAATACCATGTAAGCCAACTACTTTTTCTTCAGGGCCTACGCATACCAGCTTCATTGCACAAGGCTGACGATGTTGTGTAACGGCTGTGTACATAGCGGCAAAGCCCGACTTGTACACTTTTACATTTTCTTCGCCGTGGCGAGCAATAGCTTCTTGCTCGGTTTCGCCAATAGTACCAATAGGTGGGTGGCTAAATACCACAGTAGGTACAAGGCTGTAATCCATTTTTAAGTCATCAGGGAGATCTTTATTAAATAAGCGCTCTGATAGGGTACGGCCAGCTTTAACAGCAACAGGCGTAAGCTCAATACCGTGCTCAATAATATCGCCTACAGCATAAATACCAGGTACGTTTGTATTTTGATATTCATCTACTTTTACATAACCAGAGCTATTTAGTTCAACCCCTGCTGCTGCAATGTTAATTACATCGGTGCTTGGCTCGCGGCCAATAGCCCAAATTACTTGGTCAACATTTTGGCTGTAACCATTTTCAAAATGTATGGTTAAGCTGCCATCACTTTCTTTAACCACTTCTTTAGGTGAGCATTCAGTATGTAGTGTTGGGCCTTCTTTTTTCATGATCTCTACCAGGGTTTCAACCAGTAGCGTATCAAAATTACGAAGCGGGGCATGTTTGCGCACAAATAAGTGAGTTTCAGTGCCTAAGCCATGCAGTACACCAGCAAGCTCTACAGCAATGTAGCCTGCGCCAATTACTGCCACTCGCTTTGGCTGCTCTGTTAATTCAAAAAAGCCATTTGAGTCAATGCCGTATTCTGCACCTGGGATATTAGGTGTATGTGGACGTCCACCTACTGCAATCAAAATATGATCAGCCGTGTAATGCTCACCGTTTACTTCTACGGTTTTGCTATCAACAAATTTAGCAAAACCATTAATTACGGTTACGCCATTGTTAGCTAAACCGTTATCGTATCCTTTATGAATACGGCCAATGTAGGCTTCGCGGCTTTCAACGAGTTTGCTCCAGTTAAAGTCTTTTACTTCTACGTTAAAGCCGTAATCAGGTGCATATAAATTAATTGCTTCAGCAACTTGTGCGCCATGCCACATTACTTTTTTAGGCACACAACCTACATTTACACAGGTACCACCCATGTGTTTTGCTTCGATAAGTGCTACTTTAGCGCCACGCATTGCCGCACGGTTAGCAGAGGCAATACCGCCACTACCGCCACCGATTGCAATATAATCAAAGTGTTGTGTCATTTTATGTCCTTAGGCGTTGAGTTTTATGCGCATTAGCATAACATTAAGTTTTAAAAATAAAGAGTGTTTAGGTGACCTATGTTTAGTAAAAAAACATTCGAATTTCTAACTCAGCTTGATCAAAATAATAATAGAGACTGGTTTAATGACCATAAATCACAATATGAAGAATACGTAAGAGAGCCCGCATTAGATTTCATTAGGCAAATGCAAACACCGCTTGCTGAGGTTTCTAGTCATTTTGTCGCATCAGATAAAAAAGTGGGCGGCAGCTTAATGAGAATCCATAAAGATGTGCGTTTTAGTAAAGATAAAACCCCATATAAAATTAATGTAGGGATTCAATTTCGTCATTTTATGGGAAAAGATGTGCACGCCCCTGGTTTTTACTTTCATTTAGCAAATGACGAATGTTTTATAGGGGCTGGTATTTGGCGACCAGAATCAAAGGCGCTTAACGCAATCAGAACCTGCATAGATGAAAACCCAAACAGCTATAAAAAAGCAATTTATAAAGATCAATTTAAATCTATCTTTGAAATGTCAGGAGAGTCGCTAAAACGCCCACCAAGAGGTTTTGATAAAGAGCACCCCTTGATAGATGAGCTAAAGCGAAAAGACTTTATAGCCATTAGCCCGCTCACTCAAAAACAAGTATGTAGCAATAATTTAGTTGATACCGTGCTCGAGCGTTATAAAGTGGCTGATTCATTAATGGGTTATTTGTGTTTTGCTTTGGAGCAACCATATTAAAATTTCACAACTTAAAAGCAGTTGAGTTGTTTTTTTACCTTATAGACCCAATCTAAAACGTAATGCATTAACGCAAAGAGAGTATTTATGAGCAACCCACTAATTGGCCTAGAAGGCTTACCCCCGTTTTCAAAAATAAAGCCTGAGTACGTAGTACCGGCACTAAAGCACGGTATAGAGCAATGTCGTAAAGCCATAGATGACGTGCTAGCGAAAGGCTCGTTTACATGGAACGATTTAGTATTACCCCTTGAAGAAGCCGACGACAAACTCTCGCGTATGTTTTCACCAGTGTCGCACCTCAATTCAGTCATGAATAACGACGCGCTGCGTGAAGCCTACGAGCAATGTTTACCGCTAATATCTGAGTACTCAACATTTGTAGGGCAGCATCAAGGCTTGTACGAGGCGTATAACACGCTTTATAACAGCGACGAATTTAAAACTCTGAGCACTGCGCAGCAAAAAACAATAACCAACGCCCTACGTGATTTTAAACTTTCAGGCATTGCATTATCAGCAGACGATCAAAAGCGCTACGGCGAAATTAGTACGCGTTTATCTGAACTTGCCTCTAAATTTGGCAACAACGTAATGGATGCAACGCTTGCATGGCATAAGCACATTACCGATGAAAGCCAATTAGCAGGCTTGCCAGAGTCGGCGTTAGCGCTTGCCAGCGAAACAGCTAAAAGCAAAGATTTAGATGGCTGGGTATTCACGCTTGATTTTCCGTCTTACTTACCGGTAATGACCTATGCAGATGACCGCGAACTGCGCAAAGAAACCTACACTGCATTTTGTACCCGCGCTTCAGATCAAGGCCCTAATGCGGGGGAATTTGATAACTCAGCCATAATGGAAGAAGAGCTTGCGCTTCGCCATGAGCTATCGCAGTTGTTAGGATTTAATAACTACGCTGAAAAATCATTAGCAACTAAAATGGCCGAATCGCCAGCGCAAGTTTTCTCCTTTTTAGAAGACTTAGCCGCTAAGTCTAAGCCACAAGCAGAGCAAGAAGTGGCAGAGCTAAAAGCCTATGCAGAGCAAAAACATGGTATATCTGAGCTTCAAGCATGGGATTTTGGTTACTACAGCGAAAAACTCAAGCAAGAAAAATACGCAATTTCAGATGAAGTACTGCGCCCTTACTTCCCTGCAGATAAAGTGCTTAGTGGTTTATTTGAAACCGTTAACCGCCTTTTTGGTATTAAAGTAAAAGAAGTAAGCGACTTTGATAGCTACCACAGCGACGTTCGCTTTTTTGAAATTTTTGATAGCAGCAACACGTTGCGCGGTCGTTTTTATCTTGATTTATATGCACGCGAGCGCAAACGTGGCGGAGCCTGGATGGATGACTGTATGGGACGTAAAGTGCGTGCCAGCGGCGAATTACAAACACCCGTGGCGTACTTAGTGTGTAACTTTAACAAAGCGGTAGGCGACAAACCGGCGCTATTTACACATGACGAAGTAACTACGCTTTTCCACGAATTTGGCCATGGTATACATCACATGCTTACCCAAGTAGATGCTGCACCTGTTGCTGGTATTAACGGCGTTGCATGGGATGCCGTAGAGCTACCAAGCCAATTTTTAGAAAACTGGTGTTACGACGAAGAAGCGCTGAGCTTTATTTCAGGCCACTTTGAAAGTGGTGAGCCATTACCAAAAGAGCTACTTGATAAGCTACTAGCTGCTAAAAACTATAATTCTGGCATGCAAATGCTGCGTCAGATTGAGTTTTCGTTGTTCGATTTTAGAATCCACCACGACTACCAGGCAAATCAAGCGTGTCAAATTCAAGCGATTTTAAACGACGTGCGTAGCCGCACATCGGTGGTTAATCCGCCTGAGTTTAACCGTTTTCAACATGGCTTTAGTCATATTTTTGCAGGCGGTTACAGCGCCGGTTACTACTCGTACAAGTGGGCAGAGGTACTCTCTGCAGATGCGTTTTCTAAATTTGAAGAAGAGGGTATTTTTAACGCCGAAACAGGTAAAGCCTTCTTAGAAAATATTTTAGAAAAAGGCGGCAGTGAAGAACCTATGGCGTTATTTAAAAAGTTTCGCGGGCGCGAGCCAAACGTAGATGCTTTACTGCGTCACAGTGGTATAGCTGCATAAACAACTACTTAACCTTATAAAGCGCCTATATGGCGCTTTTTTTATGTTTTTTAATATATTGGCCAATTGTTTTTAGTAATTTTAACCTCCCGTACTATGCTTTGTGTATACGCAGCAAAATGGACTAAGGCATGGCAAAGTTGGTACTGGCAATCGATGACGATAAGTATGTGCATCGAATTATTGAAGAGGCTTTAGCGGGCTTTTGTAAAATTATTCACGCTAAAGATGGTGAAGAAGGACTTAGGCTGACCAAAAAGTACAACCCAGATATTATTTTACTTGATATAGAAATGCCTGGTAAATCTGGCTACCAAGTATGCCAAGCGTTAAAAGAAGATGAGTCGACACACGATATACCCGTTATGTTTTTGTCTTCTAAGGTGGAACTTAGCGATAGAGTAAAAGGCTACAGCGTAGGGGCATCTGACTACATTATAAAACCCTTCAACACCGAAGAGCTAATGGCACGCATTAAAGTGCTTTATGAGTATCGCCAGCAATGTGAAAAGCTAAAGTTTGACGTAGCTAAAGCGCAAAATACCGCCGCAATGGCCATGGCGGAGTCTGGTGATATGGGGCGTATTGTTAGGTTTGTGGGGCAAAGCTATCACTCTCATAACTTTCAGTCATTAAGCGAGCACTTGCTTGCTTTTTTTAGCCCGTTTAATTTAGATGTTGTTATCGTGTTTTGGTATCAAGGGGGGAGCTTTTTTTATAGTTTAGAAAGCGGTGTATGCCCGCTCGAGCAAGAGCTTTTAGAACAACACCGTAATGCCAATCGATTTGTTGATATTGGTAGCAGCACCATTATTAACTACCCCAAAATATCTTTATTAATTAAAAATATGCCTGCAGATAATCGCGCTTTATACGGCCGTTATAAAGATTTATTCCCGCATATTCTTGAGGTGACAAACGAAAAGGTCGTTGCTATGGAAAGAAACGAAAATAGCTTTGAGCAAGCCACCCAAATTAGTACTGCTTTGCAAGATATAGTAAAGCAGCTTACCAGCCAAAATGTTGTACAAAACGACTACACACGGCAGTTTATAGAGCAGTTGCATGAGCTAAACTGCGCAATTAAACAAACACAAGCACAGGCAAACCCTGCTGATTTAACCTTATACATGTCTCAATTAGACGAAACTATGCAGCTATTAGTGACCGCAAATAGTGATTTAGCGTTTATAAAGTATCAACTTAAACAAGTTACCGAAAGCCGCAACGAATTATTGTGCAGTTTACGCTCAAAAGTAGAAGAGGCCAGCTCACATAGTCTTGCACACCAAAGCGATATAGAGCTATTTT
The genomic region above belongs to Pseudoalteromonas sp. MM1 and contains:
- a CDS encoding PleD family two-component system response regulator; this translates as MAKLVLAIDDDKYVHRIIEEALAGFCKIIHAKDGEEGLRLTKKYNPDIILLDIEMPGKSGYQVCQALKEDESTHDIPVMFLSSKVELSDRVKGYSVGASDYIIKPFNTEELMARIKVLYEYRQQCEKLKFDVAKAQNTAAMAMAESGDMGRIVRFVGQSYHSHNFQSLSEHLLAFFSPFNLDVVIVFWYQGGSFFYSLESGVCPLEQELLEQHRNANRFVDIGSSTIINYPKISLLIKNMPADNRALYGRYKDLFPHILEVTNEKVVAMERNENSFEQATQISTALQDIVKQLTSQNVVQNDYTRQFIEQLHELNCAIKQTQAQANPADLTLYMSQLDETMQLLVTANSDLAFIKYQLKQVTESRNELLCSLRSKVEEASSHSLAHQSDIELF